In the genome of Gemmatimonadaceae bacterium, the window TGCCACCCGCCAGCGGTTCGGTCGCCGTGACTGACGCGACCGCGCGCATCCGGACCGAGGGACTGACGGCGCGCTACGGCGCATTCGCCGCGGTGACGGACGTCTCCCTGTCCTTCGCCACGAATCAGGTTCATGCGCTGATCGGACCATCCGGGTGCGGCAAGTCGACGTTCCTGCGGACCATTAACCGCATGCACGAGACGGTACCCGGTACGTGGATTGACGGCCGGGTCATGCTCGACGGACAGGATATCTATGCGCCGGACGTGTCGCCGGTGCGCTTGCGCCGCCGCATTGGTATGGTGTTCCAGAAGCCGACGCCGTTTCCCTTCATGTCGATCGCGGACAACGTGGCAGCGGGTCTGGTTATGGACCGGACGCTGTCCAAAGCGCGCGTCGCCGAGGTCGTCGAGCGTTCGCTGAGGCGGGCGGCGCTGTGGGAAGAGGTCAAGGACCGGCTGAACGCCAATGCGATGGCCCTTTCGGGCGGACAGCAGCAGCGCCTGTGCCTGGCGCGAAGTATTGCGCCGGAACCGGAAGTCATCCTGTTGGATGAACCGACGGCATCGCTCGATCCGCAAGGCACGCAGCGGATCGAGGAGCTTGTCTTCGATCTGAAGCGGGAGTTCACGATCGTCATCGTAACGCACAACATGCAGCAGGCGGCTCGCGTGTCGGACACGACCAGCTTCTTCTATATGGGAACGATGGTGGAGCATGGCGTGACCAAGCAGATCTTTACGGCTCCGCGTGAGGAACAAACCGAAGCGTACATCACCGGTCGGTTCGGCTGATGCCTGACACGCGAGTGGCGCCCTTGGCGCATGCTATCGAGGCCAAAGATTTTTCGTTCTGGTATGGTGCGCGAAAGACGTTGCATGATGTGACGGTCCAGATTGCCCCGAAAGAGGTCACGGCCATCATCGGGCCATCGGGTTGTGGCAAGAGCACGTTCCTCCGCTGTATCAACCGGATGAACGATCTGGTCACGGATTCGCGCGTGTCCGGCGAGTTGATGGTGGAAGGCCGAAACGTGTATGGGGCGGGACTGGACCTGGTCGCCCATCGACAACGCGTCGGCATGGTCTTTCAGCGACCCAATCCCTTTCCCAAGTCGATCTACGACAACGTCGCCTACGGGCCAGCGCTCAACGCGTTGGTGCGCCCCGCCGAGTTGCCCGACGTGGTGGAGCGCTGTTTGCGTCGCGCGGCGCTCTGGGATGAGGTGAAGGACCGCCTTGCTCAGCCGGCCACGGGGTTGTCCGGCGGCCAGCAGCAACGCCTGTGCATCGCCCGCGCGCTGGCCAATGCGCCGACCGTGCTGCTGATGGATGAGCCCTGCTCGGCGCTCGACCCGATCGCGACGCAGAAAGTCGAAGGAGTTGATCTTTGAGTTCAAGCAGGACTACACAATCGTTATCGTGACCCACAATATGCAGCAGGCGGCGCGTGTCGCGGCCCGCACCGGATTCTTCGATGCCGGGCGCCTGGTGGAGATGGGCGACACGCAGCAGATCTTCACCAAGCCGCAGCACGAGCGTACCGAAGACTACATCACCGGGAGATTCGGATGACCGAGACGCACAGGCATTTTCACGAGGAACTCGCGGACGTGCGCTCGCGGCTTGTCGCAATGTCGGGCGCGGCCGAGACGGCGCTGGCGCTGGCAGTCGATGCGCTGCTCTCGCGCGATGACGAGAAGGCGCAGCGCGTCATCCTGGTGATCGGGAGATCGACCCGGGAAGTCGATATCGAGGAGCGGTGTATCTCGCTGCTGGCGCTCCAGCAGCCCATGGCGCGCGACCTTCGCACGATTACGTCGGCCATGCGCATTGCCAACGATCTGGAGCGCGTTGGCGAGCACGCCGTCAACATCGCGCAGTCGGCGATGCGGGTTTCCAATGTATCAACCGGATGAACGATCTGGTCACGGATTCGCGCGTGTCCGGCGAGTTGATGGTGGAAGGCCGAACGCGTGTGGGGCGGGACTGGACCTGGTCGCCCATCGACAACGCGTCGGCATGGTCTTTCAGCGACCCAATCCCTTTCCCCAAGTCGATCTACGACAACGTCGCCTACGGGCCAGCGCTCAACGCGTTGGTGCGCCCCGCCGAGTTGCCCGACGTGGTGGAGCGCTGTTTGCGTCGCGCGGCGCTCTGGGATGAGGTGAAGGACCGCCTTGCTCAGCCGGCCACGGGGTTGTCGGGCGGCCAACAGCAACGACTGTGCATCGCGCGCGCGCTGGCCAATGCGCCGACCGTGCTGCTGATGGATGAACCCTGCTCGGCGCTCGACCCGATCGCCACGCAGAAAGTCGAAGAGTTGATCTTTGAGTTGAAGCAGGACTACACAATCGTTATCGTGACCCACAATATGCAGCAGGCGGCGCGTGTCGCGGCCCGCACCGGATTCTTCGATGCCGGGCGCCTGGTGGAGATGGGCGACACGCAGCAGATCTTCACGCCGCAGCACGAGCGTACCGAAGACTACATCACCGGGAGATTCGGATGACCGGACGCACCGGCATTTTCACGAGGAACTCGCGGACGTGCGCTCGCGGCTTGTCGCAATGTCGGGCGCGGCCGAGACGGCGCTGGCGCTGGCAGTCGATGCACTGCTCTCGCGCGATGACGAGAAGGCGCAGCGCGTCATCCTGGGTGATCGGGAGATCGACACCCGGGAAGTCGATATCGAGGAGCGGTGTATCTCGCTGCTTGCGCTCCAGCAGCCCATGGCGCGCGACCTTCGCACGATTACGTCGGCCATGCGCATTGCCAACGATCTGGAGCGCGTTGGCGATCACGCCGTCAACATCGCGCAGTCGGCGATGCGGGTTTCCAAGGCCCGGCCCATCGTGCCGGAGCCGGAAATCGTCGAAATGGCCCGTCTCACCAGAAAGATGCTGGCCGACGCCATTGACGCCTTCATTCACGGCGATCCGGCAGCGGGACGTGAGATCTGCCGGCGGGACGACCAGGTCGATGCGCTGAATCGCTCGGTGTTCCGGATACTGCTGACGCACATGATGGAGAATCCGCAGATGATCAGCACGGGTATGGAGCTCCTCCTGGTCTCCAGGAATCTCGAACGCGTTGCGGATCTCGCGACCAATGTAGCCGAAGGCGTGGTCTTTCTCGTTGAGGGGAAGTCCATCAAGCATCATGCCGAGGATGGGGGCGAGTAGGACGCGCCTTCAAGGACGATTCGCTGGTGTCGCCCCCAGCGTGTTGAGCAGCTCAAGGACCCGGGTGGCGGTCACCGTCGGCAGCGCGACATAACCCAGACTGGCCGCAACGTCACCGCCGTCTGTCAGGGCCCAACGGAGGAAGTCCGCCAGCTGCCGTGACTTCTCCGTTCCAATGCGTTGTGGCGAAATCAGCATCCACGTGAACGATGCGATGGGGTAGGACTGATCGCCGGGCGCGTTCACGAGTGACCAGCGCAAATCGGACCGCGGCCCCGCCAGACTCATGACGCCTGCCGCCGCCGAGGCAATTTCGAATGCCATCGGTGCGATGAACCGTCCGGATCGATTGCGCACCCGTGCCACCGGCAGGCGGTTCTGGCGCGCATAGACAACTTCCAGGTAGCCGATCGATCCCGCGGTCTGCTTCACCTGACCGGCCACGCCCTCGTTTCCCCGACCTCCAATTCCCACTGGCCAGCGGACGTCTCTTCCGCGCCCGGGTCCGGCGAGCCATCGTGGACTGACGGCCGCGAGGTACTCGCTGAAGATATAGGATGTCCCGCTTTCGTCGGAGCGATGCACGACCTGCACCGTGTCGGCCGGCAGCGGCGCGTCAGGATTGAGCGCGCGTATCCGGCCGTCGTTCCATGTGGTGATTCGGCCGAGAAAGATGTCGGCCAGGACGTCACCGGACAGATTGAGCGGATGACGGGCAAGGCCCGGGAGATTGTACGTGACGGCGACGGCACCCATCACCGTGGGAATATGCATGATCGGCGTTGACGATCGCGCCAGCTCCTCATCCGTCATGGGCGCATCCGTGGCGCCGAAATCGACGGTACCGTCCATCACCTGTCGAATGCCGCCCCCCGAGCCGATCGAGAGATAGTTGATGCGGACATTCGTGCGCTGCGCGTACTCGTTGAACCAACGCGCATAGATCGGATACGGGAACGTCGCCCCAGCGCCCGTAAGGTCGACGCGCGTGCTGCCGGCGGGCGACTCGCCGACCGAGTCGATTCGTCCCGCGGCCTCTTGGGAAGTGGCACAGGCGCCGAGCAGAAGGGCCGTGACGCCCAGGCAATTCCGGAGCAACCGCATCGTATTCCTCCAGCCTAGAGGCGGTTGGCGTAGCCCAGGAACTTGAACCGACCCTGATGTTCGATGATTGAGCCGAACAGGCGATCCTCAACGACATGTCCATTCGTCAGCCGTACACGTACAGAGCAGTCGGTATATACCAGACTGGTGGACGTTGTGTCACTTGGCGCCGGACATTTCACCAGAATCAGTTGGAAGGGTGAGCCGCCGAATCGGGCGAACAGCTGGCGCGCACCGCCGTCGGAGTTGTCCAGAATCTGCCCCCACAGCAACTGTGGCGGCGCTTCGTACGGAGGCTTGCTCAGTCGTGATCCGGGATAGTACAACCACGCAAACTCTGCCCGGTCGATGGTCATGCGGTTCAGCGACGCCGTGTCGCGCGTGGCGACCGCGCGCGCCCAGCGCGTGACCAACCCGTCAATGGACGCGCTGGCGTGCCGGAGCGAATCGGGAGGCTCCGCCACATCGACCTGAAAGCGCTGCAGCTGTTCGGCAATCGGATGAATGGAGTCGACGGTGCCCCCGGCCGCCACCACATCGCGAACATGAGCGGCCTGTGAGTCTGCGGCCGACGAGTTGGTGTCGCGCGGTGAGCAGGCGCTCACCACAAGCGCATAGGCCGTGCAGAGCGAGGCGAGAAGGCGCAGGGAGTCACGACAGCGATTCATGGGGCTGGAATGATGAGGGAAGTACGAACGGTTGGCGCCGTACCATACGGTGCCAACCGTTCAAGGCTCTTCCGGCAAGCGATCGGGCCGACAGGGCGGATTGGCGCCCTGTCGGCCCCGCACACGCTAGTTGCGGGTGTAGCTGGTCCAGTTCGCCCACCACTTCGTACCACCTGGGGCGGCGGCGCCGCGATAGGCGGTTGGTGTAATAAACGTTCCCACGCGCGCCGCGATGCGCGGGTCGGCCGTAAAGCTGCTCAGGCCACCGGTGGCAATCGGGGAACTCGCCGACGGTGACCAATCGAAGTCGGCTCCCGTGGTCGTTGCCGAACCTGCGGGCAGTGCCGTGAACAGGCTGGCGGCCGTCACCGATCCCGCCGCGACGGTGATATTCGCGTTGCGGGCACTGAAGGCGGACTCCTGTCCGAAATTGGTGCCCGTGGGATCAAAGATCACACCGGTGTTCTGGGTGCCGTTGTCGGCGAAATACAGGTTGCGGGCGATCAGCGAGTCGACCACAAACCGGTTGTTGGACGTCGAGTCGCGCAACGAGATGGCCTGTCGCGGCCAGCGTGCGACCACACCGTTCAGGTAGTAGCCGCCCGTGCCACGACGGAGCACCATGCCCACGCCGCCGTTGGTCGGAGTCGTCTGGGTGCTGCCGACACCGATCACCGTGAAATTGGCAAAGAGGTTCATGGTGTACAGCCCGTCGTCGCGACCGGAGCTCTGGGCATTCGCGCCGGATGGCGCCGTGCATCCGCCACCATTGCAGCCGTCCACTTCGAAGCCTTGCGGATCGGCCGAGATCGCGCCGGCGCCGGCGCGCGGCGTGAGGAACGTCGACTGATAGGCGATCAGGAACTGGTTGCGACCGCTGTATCCCTCGGAGGTATCGAAGTGATCGTCTCCCGCCTCATACGAGACGAGGTACTTGCCGTCCACGGTGCCGCCAAACCATTCGAATGAATCGTCGAGCCCGGCCACCGACTGGAGGTATTCGAACGTCGTGCCCCGGCCGACTGCCGCGAACGTGAAGGAGTTGAGTTCGTTGTCCGGCAAGGTGGCGTAGCCCGCGAATTCCACGCGCACGTATCGCAGTGTGCCGCTGTTGTCCGCGTCATTGGTGCCACCGGTGTACACGATGCCGTTGGGATCGGCCCCGACGACTGATCCGTTGGAGCCCTCGATGATAATGCTCCCCGAGCGGTTATTGCGCGCGTTGCCCACGATGACCAGTCCACCCCAGTCGCCTGGCGAGCGATTGCCAGCGCTCCGCTGTGACGTGAACACAACCGGCTGCGTCTCGGTGCCGTTGGCCACGATGCGCGCGCCGCGCAAAATGAACAGCGCCGAGCCAAGCGCGGTCGTGTCGCCGACCAACTTGGTCCCCGCGTTGATCGTCAGGGTGGCACCGCTGTTCACGTACACAAATCCACGGATGACGTAGTTCGTATCGGGGGTGAGTGTGCGGTTCGCGGCGATCGACCCGCTGAGGACAATCGTGGGGTTCGCGGTCAGGCTATAGGCGACCGTGGCACTGCTCGAGCCACCGGACGTTACGGCCGCAGGCGACCCCGTCACCGTGGCATTGTATTTGGTGACACCGACGGTCACCTGTGCGGCCGCCACCGTGTAGCTGCCGGCGTCGACCGAGAGCGTCTGCGTCGCCGTCAGATTCTGCGAGAAAGAACTCGGGCCGGTCACCGAGACGCCGGCATTGGTGCCCGTCGGCAGGCCGGAGATTGTC includes:
- the pstB gene encoding phosphate ABC transporter ATP-binding protein, yielding MRTEGLTARYGAFAAVTDVSLSFATNQVHALIGPSGCGKSTFLRTINRMHETVPGTWIDGRVMLDGQDIYAPDVSPVRLRRRIGMVFQKPTPFPFMSIADNVAAGLVMDRTLSKARVAEVVERSLRRAALWEEVKDRLNANAMALSGGQQQRLCLARSIAPEPEVILLDEPTASLDPQGTQRIEELVFDLKREFTIVIVTHNMQQAARVSDTTSFFYMGTMVEHGVTKQIFTAPREEQTEAYITGRFG
- the pstS gene encoding phosphate ABC transporter substrate-binding protein PstS, whose translation is MRLLRNCLGVTALLLGACATSQEAAGRIDSVGESPAGSTRVDLTGAGATFPYPIYARWFNEYAQRTNVRINYLSIGSGGGIRQVMDGTVDFGATDAPMTDEELARSSTPIMHIPTVMGAVAVTYNLPGLARHPLNLSGDVLADIFLGRITTWNDGRIRALNPDAPLPADTVQVVHRSDESGTSYIFSEYLAAVSPRWLAGPGRGRDVRWPVGIGGRGNEGVAGQVKQTAGSIGYLEVVYARQNRLPVARVRNRSGRFIAPMAFEIASAAAGVMSLAGPRSDLRWSLVNAPGDQSYPIASFTWMLISPQRIGTEKSRQLADFLRWALTDGGDVAASLGYVALPTVTATRVLELLNTLGATPANRP
- the phoU gene encoding phosphate signaling complex protein PhoU, which translates into the protein MRSRLVAMSGAAETALALAVDALLSRDDEKAQRVILGDREIDTREVDIEERCISLLALQQPMARDLRTITSAMRIANDLERVGDHAVNIAQSAMRVSKARPIVPEPEIVEMARLTRKMLADAIDAFIHGDPAAGREICRRDDQVDALNRSVFRILLTHMMENPQMISTGMELLLVSRNLERVADLATNVAEGVVFLVEGKSIKHHAEDGGE